One Paenibacillus sp. SYP-B4298 genomic window, GCGTAGGTGGCACGCAGCTTCCTCTCCGCTTCCAGATGGCTGGCCTGCAACACCAGCTCAGCCTGCTGCGGCTGCTCTGCTCTCTCCAGCTTCTCCCGGGCAATCGATCGGCTTACAACTTCATACAGCATCCCCACATTAACACCGCCTTAGGCTAGTGATTCAACGAAGCTCTTGCCGTACTGGATACATTCCTCTCGTTCATCTGCGGATGGATTCAATTCAATTTTCAGTCCCTCCAGCACTTTAATTGCTCCGCGTTCCTGCAGCTTCTCTGTCAAGATATCGACGGCAGCTCCAAACATAGGATATGACGAATCCGCCGACCCGAACACGGCGATTTTTCGGCCTTCCAGATGAATGCCATTCATCTCCTCATAGAAATCCAGAAATTCATCCGGCAATTCGCCGTCTCCCCATGTGTATGCGCCCAGCACAATGCCGTCATATTGCTCCAGCTCGCTGGCGTTGGCGTCCATGACCTCTTTTACGACCGGCTCTATGCCAGCCGCGCGAATTCCTGCTGTAATGGCATCTGCCATCTCCTCTGTGTTCCCTGACATGCTGGCAAATACGACAATAACTGTAGACAAGCTAGCTCCTCCTCAATGCCCCTTAAAATGAAATATGGAATGAACGCCCAAAACTATATATAACAATACTCAATATCAAATAGAACCACGAAGCTTTAATTAGCGTCTGCCCACCTCGTCAGCAGCCCTTGATGGAACACCATCCTCGCACAGGCAAGCGGTCAATTCACCCAACATATCGCCTCTTCTGCGGACTTCTCGCAGGAGGGCGCCTCTGCCGGCAAGAGGCTTAATGCCAGCCTCACATAATCCACTGACTGTTGCAGGTGATTAGACGCCGGATGCATGACCTCGCAGCGTCCGGTAAGCAACGAATAGATCTCGATCCTCTCTGGCAAGCGGGGGAATGCGCTGCTGCAAAAGACCGTCGTATAATGGCAAAATGCGCGCAGCAGCTCCTCGCTATCATCGACCACATACTTCTGCACAATGTAGCGCTGCCCGTTCCTGAGATCGTCTGCTGTCTCCAGCCGCGAACCGTCCGCGGCACAACCGTCTTCAACCTCTGCGGACATGACGAGTTGAAAGATCATCGACAGTCTGCGCCGCAACTGAGGATGATGCGTCTCCCACTGCTCAAAACGGAGCAAGGGCTCATCGCCATGGCGCCCCTCCAGCAGCCGGGCCATCTCGCTGCCCAGCCGCTGGCGAATCTGCACAAAGTGCTCCAGTGAATCGAATGCACCGCAGCGGTTCGTCCACCTGCGCTCCAGCAGCACCGGTAGTAGCTGCGGGTGCCTTGCTTGCGACGGGAGCGCAAAGTAATCATTGATCGCATGGCTGAGCGCATACTGCGACAACTGCCGCCAATGCAGCGGACGCAGAGCCCCTGTCGCTGCCCTGGCCTGTCGGCGTTCGCAGCCGTCCGAGACCGCACTGCGCAGCAGCTCCTCCAGCTTGTAATCCCGTATCGGCTCCATTCTCTTGACCTTCTCCGCTTCCTTAGCGTTCATTGCCCATCGTCTGTACGCCCTCGAACAGTGTGGCCAGATACATCTGGTCGCCATCCGTGTCGATGTCTGTCACAGGACAGCCCAGCTTTAACGAGATCAGCGAGATGCGCCCCCCGACAAGACCGAGTCTGTACAGCCCGCGGTCACAGCAGAGATAGACATCCTTCCCCTTCGTGACGACAGAGAACAGAAATAATCCGTCAAAGCTGAAGGTATGGAAGCCGCCTCTTCCATCCCCCTGCATCAGTTCGCCCTGCTCCGTAACACCGATAACCCGCCCGCCGAAGACGGCAAGCGAGGTTACCGCCGCGCCCAGCTTGAATTCCATCCAGTCATCCTCTAGCCGATCATAGATCGCTACGCCCTGCTCCATCCCGAGTATGATATATTGAGGCAAATAGAGAAAATCATAGACGATCTCATTCGGGAACGCCAGATTATGCCAGTGGTCGCGCATACCGCTCCAAAAACCATATTGTGTCGCAGCCAGTGAGGTTTTGCCAACCTGACGGAATTGATAGCAGCCGATTGCCAGCGATGAAGCTTCCCACTGCTCGCCCGTATAATAGAATAAGCCGTTATTGGTGCACGCCGACAACAGCCGCTCCTGCACATACAGACGATTCACATGCGTCTGCGGCGGCAGCCCCTCCTCCACACGCTCCCAGTTTCCTGATGTATATTTACGCATGACACCTTGTCCCATCGGCGCTGCGATCAATGCGTTCTCGCCAAACACTTTGACAGATGAAAAATGAAATAATAGCCAATCCTGATCGGCAGGCTTGCCCTCCGTCGCCAAGACGATACCTCCTCCTGAGTAGGTTCATGCTTTATATTTTACTGATAATGATTATCAGTGTCAAATTTAATTTCGCCACCACGCCAAAGAACCGGAACCACCGTTGCAGCGGCTGTTCCGGGCAGCTTGAGAAGCTATTGCTTCACATTTTATCGGGGCGGAGCAGGCGGTGCGCCTGACAGCTTTTCGATCTGCGAGCAGATCTCATGCTGCCACCTCGTATCCCCTGTCATGGACGCCAGCAAGGACAGATTGCGCAGATGAGCCAGCTCGCGGCAATACGAGGCATTCACCGCTAGACAATGCTCCATATCCATCGTCTCCTGGTCGGACAAATCTCGCGTCCCCTTGAGTGTCCACAGCTCCGCAAGGCGTTCGTGAATCGGCAATATAGCCACCCTGCTCCCCCCTTTCTCTCCATAGTATTACCAATAGTTTCTGAATGTAACAGCTTTTTGACCTGCACATGGCTTCTTTTCATGGAATCAGGTATGATAGCATTATTCATGGACATCATGGCTATGCTGAACTCAACAGACAGATTGCATACCGTTGACATTTACGTTTTGGAGGCTCCGTTATTATTATGAAATTCCGACTTAAACAGGCATCCAACCGGATTACACCCACTCAATTCATCGTGCTCGGCTATTTACTAGCTGTCATTCTTTCAACAATCATCCTGCGGCTGCCCATCAGTTGGCAAGAGGGTGCTCGCCTCTCCTGGATGGATGCGCTGTTTACCGCCACGAGTGCTGTCAGCGTAACAGGTCTGAGTGTCGTCGGCACGGCCGATACCTTCAGCGAGTTCGGCAAGATTGCACTGCTGTGCATGTTCCAGCTTGGGGGCATCGGCATTATGACGCTCGGTGTCTTCCTATGGCTTATACTCGGACGCAATATCAGTCTTTCGTACAGGAAGCTGATCATGGTCGACCAGAACCGCAATAATCTGTCCGGGCTGGTTATGCTGCTGCGGCTCGTTTTTATCCTGACCCTGATTATTGAAGCTGCAGGCGCCGCGGTGCTGACTGTCTACTTCAAGCTTGCAGGCATCTATGACGACTGGCTGACTGCCTTCGTCCATAGCGCATTCCATTCGATCTCGGCCTTCACAAATGCGGGCTTTGACATCTATGGCGACTCGCTGGCTCCGTTCCGGGACGACTATCTCGTGCAGATGGTAACGATGCTGTTAGTGCTGCTGGGAGCGATCGGATTTCCGGTGCTGATCGAGCTGCGGCAATATTTCTCCAGGCGCAATGAGCAGCGTTATCGCTTCTCCCTGTACACGAAGGTAACGGGCCTGATGTTTCTCATCCTGATTGTCTGCGGGGCTGCAGGCATCTGGCTGCTGGAGAACAGCCTGTACTTCGCCTCGCTCACCTGGCATGAGAAGCTGTTCTATTCGCTGTTTAATTCTGTCTCTACGCGCAGCGCCGGGTTCTATACGATGGATATTAATGATTTCAGCATGCCGACGCAGATGCTTCTGTCTGCGCTGATGTTCATCGGCGCCAGTCCATCCAGTGTCGGCGGGGGTATCCGCACGACCACCTTTGCTGTTATTCTGCTGACGCTCGTCCATTATGCCGCAGGTCGCAGCGAGGTGCGTATCTTCCGCCGCACAGTGAAGCAGGAGGACATTACCAAGAGCTTCGTCGTCTTCACCGCAGCTACGATGATCGTCATCTCCAGTACGATCCTGCTGGCGTATACCGAGCATAATCATCTACCGCTCGTCTCGCTCATCTTCGAGGTGTGCTCTGCGTTCGGCACCAGCGGCCTGTCGATGGGCATTACCGATCAACTGACTACCGGTGGCAAATGGGTGCTCATTCTCATTATGTTCATTGGGCGGATTGGCGTGCTCTCGCTGCTCTTTCTGTTCCGCACCAATCAACGCAAGCAAAATTTCCACTATCCGAAGGAGGACATTATTATCGGATAGTGGAGAGCTTCCGCGCAACCTGGAGGGACTCAAGCCGATCCTATCATTCTCCTGATGATGGCTACCGGCGTGACCGGATTATTGCGCACGTCGAACAAGCTTGTTGCAGCACCGGGGCTGCAACAAGCTTGTTTGCATCTTCCACTCCTCAAGGTATACTAGGTCGTGTCTGAAAACCCGTTCAAGGGCATCTCTCCCCGCCTTTTCGCCCCATGCTGCGTTGCTTTTTCTTGACGTACCCCCGGTACGCCTGCGAAAAAGCGCCTTGCCTGGAACGAAAATTCGGCCAGATCTGTTCCGTTCAGAGTTTTCAGACACGCCCTAACAATATTAACGATACCTGATGTTATCTGCTCGTGCTGCAAGGATAGAACAGCTGTGAGGCAACGGATGCTGGTGCGTTATGCAGCTCTCTCGCTCCAACTGCTGCCTCTCTTGTGAGAGCGCTACCGCTCTCTGGAACGCTCCTCCTGTGCCCCTGGGCCAAGCAAGCAGACTCTTCGCCAGCAAATACGGGGCAAGAGCAACCCGTACCCTAGTTGTCGATTGCGGCGCGGCATGACAGACGGTGAAAGGAGAACGACAATTGTCTGCCAATAACTATGTTCCCAAGGAGCCTGTCGTCATAGAGTGCAATGTGGAGAAAACATTGGAGGTATTAAGCGGTAAATGGGCCTTTCTCGTGCTGCGCGAGCTGTTCTGCGGAACGAGGCGCTTCGCCGAGCTTCAGCGCTCCATCCCCGAGGTCAGCCCCCGCGCGCTCACCACGACGCTGCGCCACCTGGAGGAGAAAGGGGTGCTGGAGCGTGAGGTATTCCCTACTGTTCCCGTAACGGTCGAATATACGCTGACCCCCAAGGGGCAAGACCTGCACAATATATTGAAGGAAATGAAGCTCTGGGCAGCCCGCTGGACGTAGCTGTAGCTGCCACTCAGTCACTCCCGAGCGTGCGCATGTACGAGCCCAGTTTGGATGGCTAAGCGATGCGCGACGCGCGCCTTGGCATTATGGCGCTACGGCATAGGCTACGTTCCGGTTTGCCAGGCCGCGCTATGGAGCAGCCTGAGCCTATCTATCCCCATTCTCGCCTAACGGCAACACCCCCAATGGCACAGAAAGCAGCAGGCAACCGCCTGCTGCTTTCTTGTGCTCCGATCGAATACGGGGTTGAATGCGCGGTATCGCCTCCGGGCAGCAGACTGATCTTGCCCGAGCGTTGCTCGCCTGTCCTTAAATCCTCTGCGGCTTACTGCGCCCCGGGAGCAGACTGGCCGCTGGCCGTACCAGCAGTTCCTGGGACATTCGTCGTACTCTGACCGTTGGCGCTGCCATCCGCAGTGCTCTGTTGCCCGCCCGTTCCCTGCTCTCCGTCAGCGCCTGCCGCGCTGCCCGCATCGGCCGCTCCATCAGACTGCTTGCGTGTCGGGTTTTTGGGCGTGCCGGTCAAGCCGATCTCATCATCATACGCATCGAATATTTGCCGTGCGATCGGCGCCGCGCCCAAGCCGCCATAGCCGCCATCCGGCACGACCACCGCCACCGCCAGCACCGGATTGTCCGCTGGCGCGTAGGCGATGAAGACCGCATTCTCCACCCGCTTGCGCTTGCCTACGTCCTGCTGGGACGTTCCTGTCTTCCGGTTGAAGCTATACGGGAATCCATTAAAGCCCTGGACAGACACCTGGGACATCCCCCGTTCGATTACCTCCCAATACGCATCTGGAATATCGACCTCATTGAGCACCTCGGGCGTATAGCCCTGCACCAGATTGCCCTTGGCATCACGAATCTCATTGACGAATTGCGGCTTCATCCGTTTGCCGCGGTTCGCCAGCATGGTCGTATATTGCGCAAGCTGCAGTGCCGTGTATCGCCCCTGCTGACCGAAGGAAGCGAAGACGAGCGCCGCCTGGGCGCTGCCGCTGCTCTCGCTGAAGTAGTCCTTAACGCCCTTGGACTCGTTCGGCAGTCCGCTGCCGGTCAGCACGCCGAGCCCAAATTGCTCCATGTACCGATCCCAGATCTGCAGCCCCTCATCCCCCGGCTTCATGTACAGCCGGTTGCCAATCATCTCCGACATAAAGGCGTTGGAGGATTGTTTAATAGCTTCCCATGGTCTTAATAGTCCGTTAGCCTTGTTGCCCGCGTTGGAGACACTCGTCTTGTGACCCTCGCGCCCGAAGTAGAACGCTCCGCGGTCGTAGTAGGTCGACTGCGGGGTGAACAGCTTCTCATTCAGCCCGAGCAGCACCGTCAGCGGCTTCTGTGTCGAGCCCAGGTAAACGAGAGACGAGGGATGGTTCTTGACCTCATTCGGGTCTTCATAATAAGGCATCGAGGTGCGGATGGTGCCGTTATTAATAAAGTATTGCAGATATTCAGACTGCTCCTTCGTAATGGTGCTCTGCCACACATTCGGATCA contains:
- a CDS encoding DUF7667 family protein, which produces MAILPIHERLAELWTLKGTRDLSDQETMDMEHCLAVNASYCRELAHLRNLSLLASMTGDTRWQHEICSQIEKLSGAPPAPPR
- a CDS encoding peptidoglycan D,D-transpeptidase FtsI family protein, with the translated sequence MQPLRSEEQKKRDIANRRSFSFRLNIFFFLTFFVFSVLIVRLAVLQFVEGPELRAKVTSIGTRYVKIPPIRGNIYDLNSEPIAYSTSTQSLYYTIQPDTTEDSAREMARHLAAAFEELGNASKAMDGQDAASGSAGNSSGGEDGSSEANGASSEHLTAEKIYELMDIKGRITYVFEPRRIKAGVNEEEIAYFMENADLYPGVDIIEESIRHYSEDTVAVQLVGYMKGFNALYQEQNGLTKYQEIKQQNSTRDPVDQYLDKERVGYDGLELMYQDELRGKNGVKRYPVDSMNRIIGPMEFTAPEKGNNLFLTIDKNVQLRAEEAIMNHLEKIRTSSNPRERAKYARTGYAVAMEVKTGKVVAMASMPDYDPNVWQSTITKEQSEYLQYFINNGTIRTSMPYYEDPNEVKNHPSSLVYLGSTQKPLTVLLGLNEKLFTPQSTYYDRGAFYFGREGHKTSVSNAGNKANGLLRPWEAIKQSSNAFMSEMIGNRLYMKPGDEGLQIWDRYMEQFGLGVLTGSGLPNESKGVKDYFSESSGSAQAALVFASFGQQGRYTALQLAQYTTMLANRGKRMKPQFVNEIRDAKGNLVQGYTPEVLNEVDIPDAYWEVIERGMSQVSVQGFNGFPYSFNRKTGTSQQDVGKRKRVENAVFIAYAPADNPVLAVAVVVPDGGYGGLGAAPIARQIFDAYDDEIGLTGTPKNPTRKQSDGAADAGSAAGADGEQGTGGQQSTADGSANGQSTTNVPGTAGTASGQSAPGAQ
- a CDS encoding TrkH family potassium uptake protein, giving the protein MKFRLKQASNRITPTQFIVLGYLLAVILSTIILRLPISWQEGARLSWMDALFTATSAVSVTGLSVVGTADTFSEFGKIALLCMFQLGGIGIMTLGVFLWLILGRNISLSYRKLIMVDQNRNNLSGLVMLLRLVFILTLIIEAAGAAVLTVYFKLAGIYDDWLTAFVHSAFHSISAFTNAGFDIYGDSLAPFRDDYLVQMVTMLLVLLGAIGFPVLIELRQYFSRRNEQRYRFSLYTKVTGLMFLILIVCGAAGIWLLENSLYFASLTWHEKLFYSLFNSVSTRSAGFYTMDINDFSMPTQMLLSALMFIGASPSSVGGGIRTTTFAVILLTLVHYAAGRSEVRIFRRTVKQEDITKSFVVFTAATMIVISSTILLAYTEHNHLPLVSLIFEVCSAFGTSGLSMGITDQLTTGGKWVLILIMFIGRIGVLSLLFLFRTNQRKQNFHYPKEDIIIG
- a CDS encoding flavodoxin — translated: MSTVIVVFASMSGNTEEMADAITAGIRAAGIEPVVKEVMDANASELEQYDGIVLGAYTWGDGELPDEFLDFYEEMNGIHLEGRKIAVFGSADSSYPMFGAAVDILTEKLQERGAIKVLEGLKIELNPSADEREECIQYGKSFVESLA
- a CDS encoding winged helix-turn-helix transcriptional regulator; this encodes MSANNYVPKEPVVIECNVEKTLEVLSGKWAFLVLRELFCGTRRFAELQRSIPEVSPRALTTTLRHLEEKGVLEREVFPTVPVTVEYTLTPKGQDLHNILKEMKLWAARWT